In Mustela nigripes isolate SB6536 chromosome 2, MUSNIG.SB6536, whole genome shotgun sequence, a single window of DNA contains:
- the TRA2B gene encoding transformer-2 protein homolog beta isoform X1, which produces MSDSGEQNYGERESRSASRSGSAHGSGKSARHTPARSRSKEDSRRSRSKSRSRSESRSRSRRSSRRHYTRSRSRSRSHRRSRSRSYSRDYRRRHSHSHSPMSTRRRHVGNRANPDPNCCLGVFGLSLYTTERDLREVFSKYGPIADVSIVYDQQSRRSRGFAFVYFENVDDAKEAKERANGMELDGRRIRVDFSITKRPHTPTPGIYMGRPTYGSSRRRDYYDRGYDRGYDDRDYYSRSYRGGGGGGGGWRAAQDRDQIYRRRSPSPYYSRGGYRSRSRSRSYSPRRY; this is translated from the exons GAATCCCGTTCTGCTTCCAGAAGTGGAAGTGCTCATGGATCTGGGAAATCTGCAAGGCATACCCCAGCAAGGTCTCGCTCCAAGGAAGATTCCAGGCGTTCCAGATCAAAGTCCAGGTCCAGATCTGAATCTAG GTCTAGATCCAGAAGAAGTTCTCGAAGGCATTACACAAGATCAAGATCTCGGTCTCGCTCCCATAGACGATCCCGTAGCAGGTCTTACAGTCGAGATTATCGAAGACGGCATAGCCACAGTCATTCTCCCATGTCCACTCGCAGGCGTCATGTTGGGAAtcgg gcAAATCCTGATCCCAACTGCTGTCTTGGAGTATTTGGATTGAGCTTGTACACTACAGAAAGAGATCTAAGAGAAGTATTCTCTAAATATGGCCCCATTGCTGATGTGTCCATTGTATATGACCAGCAGTCTAGACGTTCAAGAGGATTTgcctttgtatattttgaaaatgtagatGATGCCAAGGAA GCAAAAGAGCGTGCCAATGGAATGGAACTTGATGGACGTAGGATTAGAGTTGATTTCTCTATAACAAAAAGACCACATACCCCGACACCAGGGATTTACATGGGGAGACCCACCTA TGGCAGCTCACGCCGTCGGGATTACTATGACAGAGGATATGATCGAGGCTATGATGATCGAGACTACTACAGCAGATCGTACAG aggaggaggtggaggaggaggaggatggagagcTGCTCAAGACAGGGATCAGATTTACAG AAGGCGGTCACCTTCTCCTTACTATAGTCGCGGAGGATACAGATCACGTTCTAGATCTCGATCATACTCACCTC GTCGCTATTAA
- the TRA2B gene encoding transformer-2 protein homolog beta isoform X2, with amino-acid sequence MSTRRRHVGNRANPDPNCCLGVFGLSLYTTERDLREVFSKYGPIADVSIVYDQQSRRSRGFAFVYFENVDDAKEAKERANGMELDGRRIRVDFSITKRPHTPTPGIYMGRPTYGSSRRRDYYDRGYDRGYDDRDYYSRSYRGGGGGGGGWRAAQDRDQIYRRRSPSPYYSRGGYRSRSRSRSYSPRRY; translated from the exons ATGTCCACTCGCAGGCGTCATGTTGGGAAtcgg gcAAATCCTGATCCCAACTGCTGTCTTGGAGTATTTGGATTGAGCTTGTACACTACAGAAAGAGATCTAAGAGAAGTATTCTCTAAATATGGCCCCATTGCTGATGTGTCCATTGTATATGACCAGCAGTCTAGACGTTCAAGAGGATTTgcctttgtatattttgaaaatgtagatGATGCCAAGGAA GCAAAAGAGCGTGCCAATGGAATGGAACTTGATGGACGTAGGATTAGAGTTGATTTCTCTATAACAAAAAGACCACATACCCCGACACCAGGGATTTACATGGGGAGACCCACCTA TGGCAGCTCACGCCGTCGGGATTACTATGACAGAGGATATGATCGAGGCTATGATGATCGAGACTACTACAGCAGATCGTACAG aggaggaggtggaggaggaggaggatggagagcTGCTCAAGACAGGGATCAGATTTACAG AAGGCGGTCACCTTCTCCTTACTATAGTCGCGGAGGATACAGATCACGTTCTAGATCTCGATCATACTCACCTC GTCGCTATTAA